Proteins from a single region of Haliaeetus albicilla chromosome Z, bHalAlb1.1, whole genome shotgun sequence:
- the CTXN3 gene encoding cortexin-3, which yields MFYPSPNDTVDRERLLPAQGLVTFSTGGWILHCRQNSRGFLKCLLHMMQRQADLLSSSFPSHFSPLGENCIEVHREKRYSQLTLLPPCPTDSKVHLNGFYSDLSKLMMKRRRLWDYSFHLPWMMDGEIFTATFVPSGNMTPNSSMTLEQKTTFAFVILLFIFLGILIVRCFRILLDPYRSMPTSTWADGLDGLEKVQFDYAFA from the coding sequence ATGTTCTACCCCAGTCCAAATGATACGGTAGACAGGGAGAGGTTACTGCCAGCTCAGGGTCTAGTGACATTTAGTACTGGTGGCTGGATTCTGCACTGCCGACAGAACAGTAGAGGATTTCTAAAATGTCTCTTACATATGATGCAGAGGCAAGCAGACCTGCTGTCAAGTTCTTTTCCATCTCACTTTTCTCCATTAGGAGAAAATTGTATTGAAGTACACAGAGAAAAGAGGTATTCACAGTTAACATTGCTTCCCCCTTGCCCTACAGATAGCAAAGTGCATCTAAATGGCTTCTATTCTGACCTCAGCAAACTTATGATGAAAAGAAGGCGGCTGTGGGATTATTCATTTCATCTTCCCTGGATGATGGATGGAGAGATATTCACTGCCACTTTTGTGCCATCTGGGAACATGACACCAAATTCTAGCATGACCCTGgaacagaaaacaacatttgcctttgtgattttattatttattttcttgggaATCCTTATTGTTCGCTGCTTCCGAATTCTCCTCGACCCCTACCGCAGTATGCCAACATCAACCTGGGCTGATGGACTTGATGGACTGGAGAAAGTCCAGTTTGACTATGCTTTTGCTTAG